DNA from Williamwhitmania sp.:
TTTATGAAAAAGGGGTTATTGTAAACCGAAGCACCTTTGAGTGGCTTGCTCGAAAGATGAAGTATGCTGAGCATGTATATCCTGGACGGTACCGCATAACTAACGGTATGAGCAATCACGACCTCATTGAGATGCTTAGAATGGGTAAACAAGATCCTGTTAAGCTAGTCTTTAATCCAATGAGAGGTGTTGATCATTTAGGAGGTGTTGTGGCAAAACAAATTGAAGCGGACTCGGTTTCGCTCGATCGAATGCTAAACGATCCTGATGTGGCTGCTCAGTATGGATTTAGCTTGGCTACTTTCCCCTGCATGTTTATCCCAAACACCTATGAGTTTTTTTGGAATACCTCAGCCGAAAAGTTCATTAGCAGGATGCACAAAGAGTATGAGCACTTTTGGAACGATGCTCGCAAAGCCAAGGCTAAACGGTTGGGTCTTAGTCCTGTTCAGGTAGTTACGTTGGCCTCTATTGTTGAGGAAGAGACGGTAAAAGGGAGCGAGAAATCTCGAATAGCAGGGGTTTACCGTAATCGCCTTCGGAAGGGAATGATGTTGCAGGCCGATCCTACAGTAAAATTTGCATTAGGTGATTTCACCATCAGACGAATTCTGAATAAACAGCTGCAAGTTAATTCACCCTATAATACTTATCGATTTGCAGGGTTACCTCCTGGCCCTATTAACTTCCCATCACCCAGCACTGTTGATGCTGTGCTTAATGCAGAGAAGCACTCGTATTTATATTTTTGT
Protein-coding regions in this window:
- the mltG gene encoding endolytic transglycosylase MltG, with product MKKSGNKLSFGLKVVLGIGILALLSFGYILEEAYRYLYKPNVVTTMHEADYILIPTGSAIEDVTRLLYEKGVIVNRSTFEWLARKMKYAEHVYPGRYRITNGMSNHDLIEMLRMGKQDPVKLVFNPMRGVDHLGGVVAKQIEADSVSLDRMLNDPDVAAQYGFSLATFPCMFIPNTYEFFWNTSAEKFISRMHKEYEHFWNDARKAKAKRLGLSPVQVVTLASIVEEETVKGSEKSRIAGVYRNRLRKGMMLQADPTVKFALGDFTIRRILNKQLQVNSPYNTYRFAGLPPGPINFPSPSTVDAVLNAEKHSYLYFCAREDFSGYHNFSTTLKEHNRNAAAYRRALSRQGIYK